A region of the Cryptococcus deuterogattii R265 chromosome 1, complete sequence genome:
GCTGGATCCTCTACCTCGCCTGGCAATGCCTATCTACCCTTTGGTTCACCCCTCTTGAGGTCATCGCCACGAGGCTATCGGTGCAGCCAAACAACTCTGGTGATGCTTTGTctactgaagaagaagctccCGAAGGCATCTCTTTCAGTGGAGCAGACGAAGATGTGATTGGTTTGCGACCTTCCACTGAGCCGTATTTAGGAATGGTTGATTGTGCAAGAAAAAtcatcgaagaagaggggtgggCAAGTCTCTACCGCGGATTTTTGTTCACCATGCTTGGAAGCGTGTTCGGCAGCACTATGTAAAATATAATATCCGATTCCCTAAAGCAAACATCAACTATGCATGTTCTATCGATAAAACTGGTCCCACTCTACCGTATTTGTACATAAAACCGAACAATGAGGGGTATCCGCATTTCTGATAAATATATTTTTACAGACAACACTTAGGAACAGGATTGATTGAATTATGGGAAAATGGAACGCGAAATCAAGCACCAAACGTAGATACAAGCCCGATATCGCCCCATCAATTGTACTCCATCGAAGGTTGCCTTCCAACAAGCCATCCAACTTCAGAGACAAACTGATCGCGAATGGGAGTGAATGCttcttggaaagaagaaacaagTAGTTTCGCCGGTTGATTGGCACCAGCCGTCAGTGGAGTTGATGACAACCAGTGACTACCTCTCGCCGATGCATTAGAGGGGGAGAGTACTGATAAGGATAATGAAGGAGGCCCAGCAACCAGCTGTTCCAAAGTGTCATTCCAGTGAGCAACGACAGAGTGGGGATACATCCCCCCTTTGTCATTGACGTCGGAAGACAAATCCGATACCCAGGATGACCAGATAGTGAGAGAAAGTTTGGCAAGGTCAAGCACCAATGATGCCGGCGGGGGAGTGCTTCCATCCAactgagaagaggaaggtatATAAGAGAGAATGGTCAAAAGATGCCGTGTATGCGACTCGAGAAATAGGAAGAGTGTTGGGCAGTCGATCGCTGGTTGTTgattggaagaagtgaaGCACTTGATGTAAGTGGACACCTGCCATAACATTGTTAGTAATTTTGGATAGGATTGTCATATACCCTTGATAAACTTACAGTTCGACAGTACACCTCAACATGATTACTGACTCGATCCCACCTACGAGATTCCGCCAGAACACCTGGATAGAATGATATGCTCGCAACAGGACCAGCCAGATTTTCAATCTCGGCGAATaatctctccatctctttcaagCATGATCTAAATTCTAACTTGGGCATTATACCCAAAACTGTCGAGGACAACGAAGGTTCCAGTTGCAGCAGCTGAAGCAAGATAGGCAGGTGTGCAGATGGAGGCAAAGCAGCTAAGTAGGGCGTCAGGAAACTCATTTCATAGGCGTAAAATGACTTACCTAGCATTATCCCAATGTCGACACCTTCTGCAGACTGTTCGTCTGACGTAGAATTTTGAAGTTTTGACCTCTTGACCGTCTTGGATGGGTGTGAAAGATCGGTTCGTAAGTCTTTCGGAGACGGAAGGCTGCCAATGCGGCTAGACACAGGTGTAGGGGAACGGGACCTAGGTGATTGAATAGATCCAGTTGGAGATGTTGAAGGGGACCGAGAGCGCCTTGTACGTTTGAGAGATCTGGTTGGCGGTGTGAAATTGAACGCTTGACTGGGTCTTGGCCGTGCGAAAGAATTTCTAGAAGGTGAACTGCAGGCCGGCCCAGTTATTCGGTGAGAGGAATGGGTACTGGACATGTGTGTAGGAGCTTCTGATGGAGCTGCTGAAGGCAGTCCAAAGCCGAAGGTgaggggagagggacgGGCGGCAAAAGGGAAtgagatggtggaagatggttgTTGAGTGAGTGGATGGGCCATGACTTAGCAGTGGCAAGCTTCGATTGGCAACGGTAGAAAAAAACGTATACTATGCGACTATGTCTGCTCCAGCGATGGATGAATGAAATGTTGAATCTAATTTTGATCGCACACGAATCGAGTGATGGATTGACCGCCTATAGGGTTCTGAGCCATTTATTACAACTGTTTGTATAAAGCTGTTCACGGGCTTGTTTCCCTTACGTAATTGTAAACGACCCTACTAATAGTCAATAGCCCTTTATTAATGATTTTCACTCTAATTTTCAGCGGCTACCTATAATACGACGACGATGAAAGCCGTCGCCGCACATTATAATAATCATTTATCCAGAGCATGATATGCACAACAAAGACAGGCCTAAGCCAATATCGGCCTTTTTAGGCCTTTTTCTGTTAGCAGTCAATATTAGCTAGTTCCCCCATATAAACCTCAAAAAGGTTGAAACCTAATACCCATTTTAGCTAAGTCGGATCCTGACTTTCATAATGTATAATtaaatctccttctctcttctccttgtcgcggccacctccaccaccacgTCCTTTTTTGATCTGTGCCAAAACTATCTCCAATTCAGCTTTTATTAGCGTTCAACATTCACTAGACAAACAACATTACAAGTGTCATTGTAAATCGTCCGGTATCTAAGAACTTTCCATCATGACCACTATTCAAAAAGTAAGTAAAGCTACCTGTTCCTTGTTAAGGTCGGAAACCGGGAGGAACACTTAACCATTTTTTCTTGTAGATTAAGGATATCGAGGATGAAATGGCGAGGACGCAGGTAAGTCTCATCAGGTCGTTATGCGTAGCCATTATTTGCCAACCTTACCTaattttctctttttcagcGGAACAAGAACACAGAGTCAGTATAGCATCGTTTACATCTTCGTGTCACTTATTTGCCTTTTGCGACAGGTACCATTTGGGACAGCTCAAAGGTAACAAACAGTCTTAGTTTATCTAGAACGAGGTGCAGGCTGAACCATCTACTTCACAGCAAAACTTGCCAAACTGCGACGAGAGCTGATTGCTCCCTCtggtggcggtggaggtggacCGGGCATTGGCTTCGACGTTGCGAGGTCAGGTCAAGCAACAGTAACTGTTATCGGATTTCCTAGTGTCGTACGTGTATAATTATCTGTCGAACACAACATTCATCATAGATATTTTGCAGGGCAAATCGACATTTATGTCAAAGCTCACGTAAGTCAATGGCTCCTTGCAAACCGGTGGTCGCGACTGATATCCGACAGCGGAACTCACTCCGAAGCAGCGTCTTATGAATTCACTACTTTGACTACTGTCCCTGGGCAAATGACTTACAATGGAGCCCGAATACAGATTCTTGACCTTCCTGGTAAgatctcttcatcacttGCAAAGCAACTTCTAAATAACTGTTCTCCCCATCATAAGGTATCATCGAGGGTGCCAAGGACGGTAAAGGCCGAGGTCGGCAAGTCATTGCTGTTGCCAGGACTTGCAACCTTATATTTATTGTTTTGGATGTTCTCAAGCCGCTTAATGACCTGGCTATCCTCACCAATGAATTGGAAGGCTTTGGGATTCGTCTTAACAAAAAGCCCCCTGCCATCACAgtaaaaaagaaagaaagcgGTGGTGTATGTCCTTCATTGTCCCACATTGTATTTCAGTTGGACTAACCTTTTCACTATGATCAGGTTGCTATCACTAACACCGTGCCACTCACCAAAATTGATGCGCAAGAAATTAGGGCAGTATTGCAAGAATATAGGATGAGCAATGCTGCTGTGTCAATTCATCAGCCTGATGCCACTATTGAGGATTTTAttgatgttgttgagggCAACCGGTGAGTTCGAACTGGCTATAATTTACGGGCTACTGTTAAACCCTCCAGTGTCTACATTCCGGCCATTTTTGTTCTCAACAAGATTGATGCTATCAGTATTGAGGAACTGGATTTGCTGTATAAGGTGAAACCCGCAATGTGACCTACATCTCTTATACTGATTCATTGAATTGCCTCAGATTCCTAACTCAGTCCCCATCTCATCCAAGCTATGGCTTAACATTGATGAGTTGCTTGAAGTCATGTGGGATAAGTTGAATCTTGTAAGGATGTGAGTGCGATTTCATCAGATTTTCTTACTCAGAAGCATATCACTCATGACTTGCAGTTATACAAAGCCTCGAGGTCAGCAACCTGATTATTCATCGCCTGTTGTGTTGCAACGTGGGAAATGTACTGTTGAAGATTTCTGTAATGCAATTCATAAGGAAATTGTCAAGCAGTTCAAGAATGGTGAGTCAAATCTTTGATTAAACATCATCAAATGCTCATTGATCCATTTACCATAAAAGCTATGGTCTGGGGAACATCAGCTAAACATGCAAGAGGTCAAAAAGTCGGGCTTGAGTATGTTGTTATATGTTATCTCATAATCAGATTACTGACTTAGCAAATGACAGTCATgtgttggaagatgaagagtaAGTTCAAGAACAAAACCAGAGGTGAAGTTCTTTATACTAACCAAACACAGCATCATCTGTATATTCAAAAAATAGTTATTTTAGTAGACAGTTGTGGATTATGTATCAAATAATTATCCCAATGTGTTGGTATTTCATTAAATCTCTCTATgatttttgtttt
Encoded here:
- a CDS encoding cytoplasmic protein; the encoded protein is MTTIQKIKDIEDEMARTQRNKNTEYHLGQLKAKLAKLRRELIAPSGGGGGGPGIGFDVARSGQATVTVIGFPSVGKSTFMSKLTGTHSEAASYEFTTLTTVPGQMTYNGARIQILDLPGIIEGAKDGKGRGRQVIAVARTCNLIFIVLDVLKPLNDLAILTNELEGFGIRLNKKPPAITVKKKESGGVAITNTVPLTKIDAQEIRAVLQEYRMSNAAVSIHQPDATIEDFIDVVEGNRVYIPAIFVLNKIDAISIEELDLLYKIPNSVPISSKLWLNIDELLEVMWDKLNLVRIYTKPRGQQPDYSSPVVLQRGKCTVEDFCNAIHKEIVKQFKNAMVWGTSAKHARGQKVGLDHVLEDEDIICIFKK